The Lolium rigidum isolate FL_2022 chromosome 1, APGP_CSIRO_Lrig_0.1, whole genome shotgun sequence region ATTCCTCCTTTCTTCTTCTCGCCTTGCACTCTGCGTGAAAAGAACACGTAGATCTTGGAAGCCAGGAGAATGGAGACGTTGTGAGGGGAAAAGAGGAGGCTGGCTGTAGCGGAAGTTCAACTCCCAAAGCGGTGCTCTGTGGTGGAGCTACCGTGTGGCGACACGTTCTGCTCTGCATGGGACGTGCTCCAGCACACGCACAGTATTCTATAGCGGAGATCAGAGACGTCGTAGACAGACATGAAAGGCCATGGCGAACACACGTGTCTCTCCACATCATCAGTCCCACAAGTCAGAATACTCTGATGCCAGGACTCGTGAGGGCAGGTAGCCGTACCATACAGCAACagaaaatttgcgtacatatataCTAGTAGGAGCGATCAAGAGATCATTGTGTTTTTGTTTGGTCGTCCAGGAGGAAGATGGATCAAACATTGCTAGAATGGGAAAAAGAACTGCAGACACTGGATTACCTATTAGCAAATTTCCTTACAAAAGTTGGCAGCCTAAAACATCAGGAAATAGAGACAACAGAACGCAACCTGGCCCATCAATTATTTTTCATAAAAATAGCAGATGTATGTGGAGTAGGAGGCTACAACATTGCCGTACATTTTAATCTAACAGCgccaacaaaacaaaaagaaacagcCAACACGGACATGGCTGGCGTTGTTCTATTTCAGGAAGAAAAAAAAGTTCAATGCCGTCTTTCTTCGTGGTGACTCTGTGAATTCATCACCTGTAAACCGGAACACAGGTCAAGCAGTATGACACCAATGATGGAATGCTCGGTATTCACGTAGGCTCAGCCTTGTCACCTATGGCATAAACCAGACTAGAGAGCTATCTTATGTGAATGATCATCTTGTCGAAGAGCACCTTATGCTCCGGAAAATACTCCAGCAACTCGTCTTTGGTCACCCACACATGGTCCTCGCACTTGCCAATATCGAGCTTCGTGGTGCCGATCACTTGCGACTTGAAGAAGAAACGCTGCCACAAGCATTTACGAGATAAGAAACCATCACAGGGCGGCACATCAAACTAATAAGCCATCAGTTTTGCCTTACAAAATGCAAGGAACATAAGCATATTACAGGACGCATCATCATATTTCTAATGGTGAAACAACAAGTACCTTGAGTGATGGAACACTAGAGTCTCCTGTTTGTTCAGCTTCCATATGAGCCATTGGAGCATTGCCGACAAAATACGTGTTGTCCAGTCCACCCAGAACAGACTTTAACGCCGACTCAGCACACTGGAATGAATCTCCAGTAAGTAGACAGATAACAGATGAAAATGATACCATCAAAAATCACAAATCTAAACTGGTTGCACAGACAAAAGGCGTAAGATAACATAAGTAATTAAACTGGAACTGAAGTACAGCATGGATCATATATATAGGAATTTCATAGGTATTTTTTTGCAAGTGTATACCAGACGCAGAGTGTCTTCATTTTCATACACTTTTTCTGGGAAATGCCAAACAGGCTTGCCATCAGGTGCCCCAGCAGTCTTGCCATACAGAAGAAGATAAAGTTTATTGTCTAGAGCTCGCTGTAGCGACCTATAGAAAACACTGGATTAGCATAAGCTAGACCTTGTTACACACTTACACTCACAGAGCAGCATTGTCACACGAGTTAATTGACaagatatattttagtttcagCACATGATGAGTGTTAACAAGTAACAAAACATGTTACATAGGAAAGTACATAGTGGTAGCCAGTAAATGGGCACATACAATCCACTATAGGCTCCGTCAGCCATGCATATGGAGACAATTTCACTGACAAAAAACTGCGCAAGCAGAGGATATCACTAACATGATTTCATAACCAGCTTTTAGAAATAAATAGGCCATTGGGTTTAAGGTGGACAGAAAAAAGGAAATAAGCTGAGGGCACCTGGTAATGCTATAAAGGTACAGAAATGAGAATCTGAAGCAGTTTGCTACAGCCTAAAATGCAGTTAAAATAGTATGCTCGAAAGGCAAAACCAGACTACGATTTAATAATAATTAGGTTACATGTTTATATGACACTCAAAGTATTCAGAAACTTTACGACAACTCAAtgtacaatataactatcacatgtttGAATGAGAATAGCATAACTGACACTGACAATGACAATGACAATGACAAGAGGGAAACTGACACTGACATGAACCACTAAAAGAAGTTCAAGAGACAAGGTAGGCTGAGAAATAAGAAGATAGGAATGGGTTGGAAACTTACTTCCGGTCATTTGCTTTGTCAGCTTCTGTGACTCTCGGAGCAGGCACGTAATCTATCTGATAATCACCCTTACCCCTGCACACAGAAACAAGCAAGTTGTAATGTATGTGACGCCCAAAGTATACAATGACAAGAAAAGAACTGAATCGAAGTCTGAATGCAAATATTTTCCATTACCACATCCAGGTCACTGTATATGCCTAATGTGTCATGCATGATCACATTATAAAGCAGATAATAATTTTGACAGAAGGTGCAATTTATGGCCATGTAGCTATGCAGGGACATCATTCGCATGGAATGGACCATATCCTTTACCGGTGCTCCTTCTGAGCACCATTGTTAAACAAGAGAAGCATTCCACTTGTGGGCAAGTTCGATTTAATGGATATCACTATGCAGTGGGTATCAACTGTGGTCCGGCAGGTTGCTATTTGATTTTGATTCAAGACATACAATCCCAGGTTGACATGACACGACTAGTGACTGGATTATATTTTCTTGCCACCTTTCGGGCATGTCTGTTACTCGGGAAGAATCACAAATATTGGCATCACTTGTACAGCTACTCCACATATTCAGTACCAATTGCTCCCAATGTTTATTTTGTACATACTAATGTACAGCAGCTTAATCAGTTGTGTTCCTTTTACAAGTAAAACAGGGATATTATTTCCTTCTCCTTCAATTTTATACAGGGTTCTCACAGGTACAGCGAATAAAATGTCCACTCTTGCCAACACAGTGCACTTATAAACCCATCGTACATTCCAGCTTTGCTAGCACGAACCTAGGGTAAGATCTACAAAGGAGAAATGGTCGCACGCACGCGAGGGGAGAAAGGAAATGTCACCTGGCCTCCGCCTTGCCGAGGACGTCGTCAGGGTACTTCCGCCTGTACTGCTGCCTCCACCGGAACCTAGCATGGAGAAGAGGCATCGACGACGAGATGAGCCGAACGAGCGAAGAAACGGCAGAACGCCGGAAGCTGGGAGAGAGGCGGGCTGGATGGATCTGGAGTTTTACGAGAATTCCTGGAAGGCGTAGACGACGGGGTTGATCTTGGGGATGACGACCGGGAGGCGCTCGAAGACCACCGACGCCACGATCTTCCCGTCCGCCCCTGCGGCCGCAGCGGAGGgcgagggagaggaggacgagctGAAGGCTCGCGCCCACTGGAGCGACCGGAGGTGGAGGCTCGCCGGCGATCGCGGCAGCATGGCGTGGTGTGGGGTTTGGGTCGCGCCGCCGCAGTAGTGGGAGGAAGGAGGCAGTGAGCGAGAAGGAGAGAATTCTGCTTAAACCCAGCTCGTGGGCCTTGGGCTTTGCTGAACGGCCAACGTCATTCATTCATTCTTAATTTCTTTTCCCCTGAGGTTCATGAAAAGCTTCTGTCTccaacatccatattacttgatgctaaaatagatgtatctaataTGAATGGGAAGAACTAAGTTTTTTCAACAAAATTCAGCCTTTGTTTTGTGCAAATGGCTCGGAAAAAATTGGAGGGAAAAAAAAGATGGGTGCGCGATAATTTCTTCAAGAGAATTCGATGCAAATTTTGTTTGCAAGTATAACATAGTTAGTGTGTGTGCTTCGGGTTTTCATTTGATGTGATTTgtttaattaacaaaaaaaatctgAACGTTTCCTAAAATCCTTATGTATGCATCTATTAATTTCTAGGTATAAAAAAAATATATGAAGTCCCCTTTGCTGTACAATCTACTAAGTTGACATTTTCATGCCAGCCTACTTAAATGCTCATAAATAAGGTATATATATCTAAATTTGATATAATTGCATATTTAAAATTTTGATGAATTCTTTCGTTATTGAGTGGTGTTTCCACTCTAACGGATTTATTGGCTAGTATCTACCATCTTTTCCTCCTTGGTCTTCTCAATTTTTGTTCTCCACATTATAAATATGGGGACTCTTCTTTATATAAGGTTTTAACCTATAACAACATCTGTTTCTGGCTACCAACGTAGAATAGCCAACAACAACACATAACAAGAAAAGGCGAGAAACCACCCAAAAAAATCCCCACCAAGCTTGTGTAAGAGTTAGTTTAACAAAGAGTCGTCCGCGACTTCACTAGGCCACATGCCAAAATCAGCGAGCGAATATTTTCCTTAAAAAAGGTAAGAGTCTTCTACATCCATGTTGGGGAGAATCATGGTTTTTCAAGCAACCAAGTCGAATTTGTGTGTTCACCTCATTCATCTTCTAGTACTTTCGAGTATGTGAACCTTTTGCCACTCATATGACCACAGGGAAGCATTGAGCTTCATTTGCGAATATTCAAATTGTCGCAAAGAAAAGTGTTCTAAAATACCACCGATTTTCCTTCATACTAGTTTTTTTTTACCATTCATCACTCGCTGCCAAGGTGGAAATAGACAGTTTGACCCCTCATTCTTCTGATCCGCCCTAACCAGGTTCCCCAACCCAGGCCCGGCCTCGCGCACCGGCCATCCTCAGGCCGCCGCAGGGACCTCACCCCGCCGTGCCGGTGCccgctccgccgcgccgccgcaggaAACTGCCCCTCTAGGTGCGCCCCCTCTCCCTCCCCGACCGTCCCCTCTCTCCGCGCTTCCGCTTGGCGGAGCCCTCGTTGGTCCGGATCAGGGACTGACGTTGTTGCCGCGTTTGTGGATTGGGCCGGCGTACCTGGAGCCCCGGGCTTCGGAGATCGCGCCGGTAGTGGTTCAACGCCGTTGCATTGCCTCGACGCGTTCCGTGATTTGGGCGTGATGAGCAAGTTGACGCGGAGGAATTGTGAGCATGGGCAAGTGTTTTAGGGCGCGGAGGAGCTAGTTCTGGGAAGAATCGTGGTTTTGGGATGGGCAAGGGGGTGCTTCCATGGGAGGGAGCAGCGGGGAGGATGATGCAATTTTCTGTGTTACCTATGATGTGGGAAGGGATTGTTTGTGTGAACTGAATCGAGAGTCGGGACGGACCGATGACATTCTTACCCAATGCTGTAGATGGAATGCGCCGAAATTTGTTGCGTAATAGTCTGTTATTATTGTCCTGCAGCTACTGGAAGAGCTGGGAATGGAGGAAGGTGTGGCGGCAACGGAGAACCCGGCGGTGACCGTGGCGGTGCCGGAGGTGGCTGCCAACGAGGGTCAGCATGCCGAGGGCTCGTCAGTGCCCATGGCGATGCCAGAGGAAGCTGCTGTTGTGGACCAGCATTCCGAGGGCTCAACGGTGCCAATGGCTGTGCCGGAGGAGGCTGCTGGTGCGGACCAGCGTGCCGAGGGTGTGACGGTGCCCATGGTGGCGCCAGAGAAGGCTTCTGATGACTCAACGGTGTCTATGGTGGGCGTGCCAGAGGAAACTGCTGTTATAGACCAGCATTTCGAGGGCTCAACGGTTCCAATGGTTGTGCCGGAGGAGGCTGTTGGTGCGGACCAGCGTGCTGAGGGTGTGACGGTGCCGGCTCCAGAGAAGGCTGCTGAGGACTCGACGGTGTCTATGGTGGTGCCAGAGAAGGCTACTGACGCGGACCAGCATCTCGAGGGCTCGACAGTGTCTATGGTGGTGACAGAGGAGGCCGTTGATGTGGACCAGCGTGGGGAGGGCTCGACAGTCTCTATGGCACAGGAGGCTGTCGATGCGGACCAGCATGGGGATAGCTCGACAGTGTCTATGGTGGTGACACAGGAGGCTGTTGATGTCGGCCAGCATGGGGAAGGCTCGACAGTGCCTATGGTGATGCAAGAGGAGGCTATCATCACAGACCAACATATTGAGGGAGTGAAGGTGCCCATGGTGGTGCCCGAGGCAGCTGCTGACGCGGATCATCACATTGAGGATGCGAACACGCAGTACAAGCAGGGGTAAGCGATTCCAATTTATATGGCTGTAGCCGGTATGCATATCTAACTTTTTTTTACTGTTTTTGTCCTTCTCGCTATAAGCTTTCACCGATTGTTGGAT contains the following coding sequences:
- the LOC124676212 gene encoding 39S ribosomal protein L46, mitochondrial-like, whose product is MLPRSPASLHLRSLQWARAFSSSSSPSPSAAAAGADGKIVASVVFERLPVVIPKINPVVYAFQEFSFRWRQQYRRKYPDDVLGKAEARGKGDYQIDYVPAPRVTEADKANDRKSLQRALDNKLYLLLYGKTAGAPDGKPVWHFPEKVYENEDTLRLCAESALKSVLGGLDNTYFVGNAPMAHMEAEQTGDSSVPSLKRFFFKSQVIGTTKLDIGKCEDHVWVTKDELLEYFPEHKVLFDKMIIHIR
- the LOC124683016 gene encoding uncharacterized protein LOC124683016 — protein: MEEGVAATENPAVTVAVPEVAANEGQHAEGSSVPMAMPEEAAVVDQHSEGSTVPMAVPEEAAGADQRAEGVTVPMVAPEKASDDSTVSMVGVPEETAVIDQHFEGSTVPMVVPEEAVGADQRAEGVTVPAPEKAAEDSTVSMVVPEKATDADQHLEGSTVSMVVTEEAVDVDQRGEGSTVSMAQEAVDADQHGDSSTVSMVVTQEAVDVGQHGEGSTVPMVMQEEAIITDQHIEGVKVPMVVPEAAADADHHIEDANTQYKQGDTDGIINVTPGEMRGIIEVIAETGKFWHEWSFLKRLLSLQLMQVLGEYSEVQMVMREDGQQQNSLSAEAHSELFSQLNDALLRFEEGPPFTLQRLCEILLDPKGTYKKLSKLALALEKTLLVTSTITKCTDPYPVAHGPNSEATAITKITDPVDAKPEKLPEHPAAVSNGTEHAGGDGDEEMADAEAEAGPGSHDDVEMQEEKPDHHMAGVDSHTSSGVAATCGTVGSSEQSLEPQS